The segment CAGTCCTGGATTGGGTTGGGGATTCCGTCCGGCCGTCGGCCGGAACGGAACCGGAACCGGAAAACAGGCAAAGAAGGTGGCGCTGCATTTTTTTCTCTCCATTCCGCCGCGAACCCTTCTTTTGGTAAATATACTATCAATGGCTTGCCTGCATCGTCAACAGAATATTTTGTCGAATATGGACAAGTTCTCCCGGAACCTGGATCACCTGATGATCCGCCGATGGTTGTTCAGGATTCGCCGATACAAGGACGGATTTTCGATCTTGCTGAACATGCGGAAGTAAGGACGGGTGTTCACTTCAAAAATCCACGGCTTGCCCACCCCGTCCAACCCCACATCGATCCCCAACTCCTTCAGCCCCGGAAAACGCCGCTCCAAAACGTCTGCGGTCAAATACGAGATTTTTGCCAACTCCCGCATGATTTTCTCGGGAAAGATCCCTTCTCCATCCATGGCTTGCAGAGCTTTTTTCATCTCCATGGGTTGACCGCCTTTACAGTGATTGGTGACAAACCGCCCCCGGGCGGCCACCTTTGCCACCATGCCGCTGAGGACCCATCGATTCCCGGGCTTTTGCAACAAAATCCGGATATCGAAGGGCCTCCCTTCGATTGTGGCCAACTCCACCCCTTCCTGCAAAATATACCTGCGGGAGGGGGACAGAAGTTTTCCCACCGTCCGACCCAAGTTCCCTTCCTCCACCATCCGGCAGTTCTTTCGAAAACAGATCTCAAACCGGTGGGCGAGCTTCCGGATCCGGATAATTCCGGAACCACCTCCTCCTTTATCCGGTTTTACAAATACGGAGGGGGATTGCCTCAACATTTTTTTTATGTTTTCTTCAGAATACCAGACAGTTTCCGGCAGACAGGAGCGCAGATGGGGGTGTTGCCACATCACAACGTGTTTCATGCCTTTGCTGGCGATCTGACGGTATTTTCGCTTACGCTTCACCACAGCCACCTCTTCCGTCTCATCGGCTTGTCGCGACACTGTCAGTCTATTCCCCCTTCGGTTGTTCAGGAAGGGTTTTTCCGCCCAAAATTGCGGAATGTGTTAAAATGTAAAAGCAAACACCCTTAAGTTCACCATGGAAGGGATGGTGAAAAAATGCGCAAAAAACATCCCTCTCGTATAAAATCTTTCAGCTTGTGGTTTCTCTTGTTCATCCTGTTGCTCACATTTCTCAGTCCCCAGGGCAAGATGTTTGCCCAGCCTGTTCTCCATAAAGGAAATCAAGTGTTGGAAAGCTGGCGCTTCCGGGATTACCAACAATGGTCCGGAAAAAATGTGATCGTAACCTATCATTCCGGATTCCGGAACCAGGCAAAGTTGGTGGCACAAGAGATGGATCGGGTCCTCGCCGGTTTTGAGAAGGAGTATGGATTTGACCCGGGCCGGCCTGTTCCCGTCTTTCTCTTTCCGGACCGGACCTCCCTGCAGGATCACTTTTCCTGGGATGAGGATCAAAGTGCCACGGGAGTCTACTTTTCCGGTGCGATCTATCTTCTGAATCCCCAGGTGTGGAGCGAAGAGTTTCCTTCTGCCGAGTTGGAGCCGACACGCTGGGCTCTCCTCTTCCATAAGCAGGGACCCCTCTACCACGAAACGGCCCATTTCTATCTGGACCGGTACACCGGTGGCAATTATCCTCTCTGGTATACTGAGGCTTTCGCTCAATGGGTGGAATACCGGGAGCTCGGCTATCAATGGGTGGTCCCGGCGAACGATCTGTCCCGGCATCCGCTCTATGAATATCGGGAACTGGCGGACCGCTTCCAGCAGCTTCCCAACCAGGCTCTCGCCTATCGACAATCCTTTCTGTGGCTCCGTTGGATGGTGGAGGCCCATGGGGACTCCTCCCTCGACCGCCTCCACCACCGACTCTCCCGGGGAATTCCTTTTGATTCCGCCTGGAAACAGGTCTTTGGAAGCTCTCCCGGGGAATCCTTTGAAGAATGGCGCCGACAGACAACCTAATAGTGTTGTGATTTAGTGCGTTCTTGGACGGTCGGGATTGGGTTTCACATGTCCTTCCGTTGTTCTTACGAGCCAAAGTCACTCCATGTGAAACCCAACCCTCCCTCGGATGAATCTATTCACAACGCTTCCAATTTTTCAGATGACAGGGGTGTAAAGATCATGGCTGCCAAAATCCTCGTCGTAGAAGACGAGAAGCCGATTGCCGACATTTTGCAATTCAACCTGAGCAAAGAAGGGTTTGAAGTGGAGTGCATCCATGACGGGGATGAAGCCTTGAAACGAATCCACGAGGAACCCCCGGACCTGATCCTGCTGGATCTGATGCTTCCGGGAACAGACGGCATCGAAATCTGCCGCAAAGTCCGGGAGAAATACCGGATGCCGATCATTATGGTCACCGCCAAGGACTCTGAAGTGGACAAAGTGCTGGGATTGGAACTGGGAGCGGATGACTATGTCACCAAACCCTTCAGCAACCGGGAACTGTTGGCCCGGATCAAGGCCAATCTGCGCCGGGTCCGGGACCACGGAGAATCCTCCACCGATCCCGGCGATCAGGTTCAGGTGGGATCACTGACGATCGATCAGGGGAGTTATCTCGTCACCAAGCATCAAAAAACGCTGGATCTGACCCACCGGGAATTTGAACTTCTCCTCTATATGGCCAAACATGTCAACCAGGTCCTGACCCGTGAACATCTGTTGCAATCCGTGTGGGGATATGATTACTTCGGTGATGTCCGCACCGTGGATGTGACGATTCGACGCCTGCGGGAGAAAATTGAACAGGATCCCAGTCAGCCCCAGTACATCATCACCCGGCGCGGGATCGGCTACACCATGCGGGATCCCGGAACCGACCGGTGAACCCTATGAAATGGCTGCGCATTTTCAACAGCGTCCACTGGAAACTGGTGACCATCTACGGTTTGCTGCTTCTGATCTCCATGCAACTGATCGGGGTTTATTTTTTCAAGGAGTTGAAGTCCACCTTTGAAACCAACCTCGAAAACAGTCTCGAAAAGCAGGCCGGATCCATCCGTTCCGTCATCGGCACCTCAGTGATGGCTGATTCCGACCGAAAAAAACTGGACAAAATTCTGGATCAGCTCACACTGGATAAAAAGAACACCGTCCAAATCGTGAACCAGGACGGCTTTATCATCGCCACCACCGGGGATGACAGCGACCGGGCACAGAAAAACACCTGGGTGAACCCCATCTTGCAAGGTGAAGAAAAACTGACCAAGATCATCCCCAAAGCCGGCAACCGGTATATGTTGTTCGGTGTCCCCATCAAGAATGACGGGAAGGTGCTCGGTGCCGTCTATATCGAGGCACCGATGCGGGAGATGTATGAGAACATCCGCAACATCACGGAGATTCTGATCAAAATCACAGTGGTCTCCATGGTGGGCTCCTCCGTCCTCGGGATTGTCCTCGCACGGACCATCACCAATCCGATCAAGGAGATCACCGAACAGGCCACTGTCATGGCTGAAGGTGACTTCGACCGTCAGGTGACAGTCAAAAGCGATGATGAGATCGGAAAGCTGGCCTCCGCCTTCAACCATCTGGCCCAACACCTGCGAGATGCCCTCTCCCAAAACGAGGAGGAGAAAGGCCGGCTGCAGTCTGTCCTGGCCAATATGAGTGACGGGGTGATCGCCACCGACCGCAAGGGAAAAGTGATTGTCTCCAACCGCAGGGCGGAGGGAATGCTGGACAAGAAAATCGGTGACGGGGAAGAGATCAACCAGGTTCTCCCTTTGGCCAACCCCTTGGTTTTCCCGGTGACGGAAATGAGGCAGACCTTTCTGGAACTGGATGCACAGGATGAGGAAGAGCTGACCGTCATCAAACTGACCTTCACCCCGGTTCTCCGGGCCAGTCGGGAAGCTGTGGGCCTGATCGTGGTTTTGCAGGATGTGACGGAAGAGGAGAAGCTGGACCGACAGCGGAAAGAATTTGTGGCCAACGTCTCCCATGAGTTGCGAACGCCGCTGACGACCATCAAAAGCTATCTGGAAGCCCTGGATGAAGGCGGGGCGATGGAGGAGCCGGAACTGGCCTCCCGTTTTATGCGGGTGACCCGGCAGGAAGCGGAACGCATGACCCGGCTGATCCATGACTTGTTGCAGCTGTCCCGGCTGGATGCCGAGAAAGTCCGTTTCCGCAAAGCTCCGCTCCCACTGGAATCCGTCCTGGTGGATGCCGCCGACCGGTTTGCCTTCCAATGCCGGCAAAAAGAGATCGATTTCCAACTTTCTCTGGAGGAGGATCTGCCGCGGGTCTACGCCGACCGGGACCAGATCGACCAGGTCCTGGACAACCTTCTGTCCAACGCGGTCAAATACACCCCCGAGGGGAAAAAGATCTCCCTCACCGCCCGCAAATGCTCTGACGGGTATGTGGAAGTCGCTGTCGCCGACAGAGGAATCGGGATTCCCAAAAAGGATCTGGAACGAATATTCGAACGCTTCTACCGGGTGGACAAAGCCCGCTCCCGCAGTTTGGGCGGCACCGGCCTGGGCCTTTCCATCGCCCGGGAAATCGTGCGGGCCCACGGGGGTTCGATCCAACTGGAAAGCAATTATGGAAAGGGAACCACCGTACGATTTACACTCCCTCCCTGTGAGCCGGAGGTGACGCAGTTGTGAAGGAGCATCTGAAATCCCTGGCCTTAATCTTCCTGGTGGGTGCAAGTTTGCTCCAAACCGGGATCCTCTGGTACAGTTCGCCGTCCTATCAGGAAAAAAGAAACGTCGAAGATATCCCCAAGATCGGACATGAAACCTTTCAAAAGAAGGGGGGATATCAATTGATCTCTCCCGGGGAGATCCTGGTGCATCGGGAAGGAAAACAGCGGCGAATCCTCCCCGGCAAGGAATATTGGGCCTTGACAGATCAACTCCACCATGCCCGGCTGGAAGATATTCGATCCGTGGAACCTTCTCCCGCCCAGTGGGCCGGATTGATGAAGGATGAGCCG is part of the Kroppenstedtia eburnea genome and harbors:
- a CDS encoding YheC/YheD family protein, with the protein product MSRQADETEEVAVVKRKRKYRQIASKGMKHVVMWQHPHLRSCLPETVWYSEENIKKMLRQSPSVFVKPDKGGGGSGIIRIRKLAHRFEICFRKNCRMVEEGNLGRTVGKLLSPSRRYILQEGVELATIEGRPFDIRILLQKPGNRWVLSGMVAKVAARGRFVTNHCKGGQPMEMKKALQAMDGEGIFPEKIMRELAKISYLTADVLERRFPGLKELGIDVGLDGVGKPWIFEVNTRPYFRMFSKIENPSLYRRILNNHRRIIR
- a CDS encoding peptidase MA family metallohydrolase yields the protein MRKKHPSRIKSFSLWFLLFILLLTFLSPQGKMFAQPVLHKGNQVLESWRFRDYQQWSGKNVIVTYHSGFRNQAKLVAQEMDRVLAGFEKEYGFDPGRPVPVFLFPDRTSLQDHFSWDEDQSATGVYFSGAIYLLNPQVWSEEFPSAELEPTRWALLFHKQGPLYHETAHFYLDRYTGGNYPLWYTEAFAQWVEYRELGYQWVVPANDLSRHPLYEYRELADRFQQLPNQALAYRQSFLWLRWMVEAHGDSSLDRLHHRLSRGIPFDSAWKQVFGSSPGESFEEWRRQTT
- the yycF gene encoding response regulator YycF; translation: MMAAKILVVEDEKPIADILQFNLSKEGFEVECIHDGDEALKRIHEEPPDLILLDLMLPGTDGIEICRKVREKYRMPIIMVTAKDSEVDKVLGLELGADDYVTKPFSNRELLARIKANLRRVRDHGESSTDPGDQVQVGSLTIDQGSYLVTKHQKTLDLTHREFELLLYMAKHVNQVLTREHLLQSVWGYDYFGDVRTVDVTIRRLREKIEQDPSQPQYIITRRGIGYTMRDPGTDR